The Desmonostoc muscorum LEGE 12446 genome includes a region encoding these proteins:
- the egtD gene encoding L-histidine N(alpha)-methyltransferase, producing the protein MLTTSLKILNEHYQTLNNEGQDVIQGLTRTPKSLPPKYFYDDRGSELFEQICELPEYYPTRTEASILRQYADEIAQITGVCELVELGSGSSTKTLFLLDAYERLASYCRYIPIDVSRGIVQSSVLKLQQKYPAFFIEGLIGTYEQALAKLESTFASSRMIFFLGSSLGNFNPQECNIFLRKIAKTLQPGDYFLLGIDLQKPKEILEPAYNDSQGVTAAFNLNMLSHLNWRFQGNFDLHLFTHQAIYNQADAQIEMYLHCQKSHQVSLEALGLEVFFADGESILTEISRKFDLANMQKQLEAHGLKTLKIWTDPKQWFGLILCQA; encoded by the coding sequence ATGTTAACAACATCTCTAAAAATTCTGAATGAGCATTATCAAACTCTGAACAATGAGGGGCAAGATGTCATTCAAGGATTAACTCGAACCCCAAAAAGCTTACCCCCAAAATATTTTTACGACGATCGCGGTTCAGAATTGTTTGAACAAATATGTGAATTACCAGAATATTATCCAACACGAACAGAAGCATCTATTTTGCGCCAATATGCCGATGAAATTGCTCAGATAACAGGTGTTTGTGAACTTGTAGAATTAGGCAGTGGTAGTTCCACAAAAACTCTATTTTTGTTAGATGCTTACGAAAGACTTGCTAGTTACTGTAGATATATACCGATTGATGTTAGTCGGGGAATTGTTCAATCTAGTGTGCTAAAGCTACAACAAAAATATCCAGCTTTCTTTATCGAGGGATTAATTGGAACCTACGAACAAGCCTTAGCAAAACTAGAATCAACTTTTGCATCATCACGGATGATTTTTTTCTTGGGCAGTTCTCTGGGTAATTTTAATCCCCAAGAATGTAATATATTTTTAAGAAAAATTGCTAAAACTTTACAACCAGGTGATTACTTTTTGTTGGGGATTGATTTACAAAAACCCAAGGAGATTTTAGAGCCAGCTTATAACGATAGTCAAGGAGTAACGGCTGCTTTCAACTTGAATATGCTTTCCCATTTAAATTGGCGTTTTCAAGGCAATTTTGACCTCCATTTATTCACTCATCAAGCTATTTATAATCAAGCTGATGCTCAAATTGAGATGTATCTGCATTGCCAAAAGAGTCATCAAGTATCTCTAGAAGCGCTAGGTTTAGAAGTTTTCTTTGCAGATGGAGAAAGCATTCTCACCGAAATTTCGCGCAAGTTTGATTTAGCAAATATGCAAAAACAACTGGAGGCACACGGACTTAAAACTTTAAAAATTTGGACAGATCCCAAGCAGTGGTTTGGATTAATTCTTTGTCAAGCTTAA
- the ovoA gene encoding 5-histidylcysteine sulfoxide synthase, whose product MQNLKLFDTMISLQSAKPPKLDSCNSQVILDYFENAWQLEDTLMQSLVGEDTFYLNPDPLRNPLIFYLGHSAVFYINKLISVGLLEKRLNPDYEILFEIGVDPEKPEQLNAAIAHLNWPQVAETWEYRQQAYSVISEVIKTTPITLPIHPHHSLWALMMGIEHQRIHIETSSMLIRQLPIARVKRPPNWKYAAFNGYTPGNEMIEVPGGVVKLGKALDDPTYGWDIDYGDRTVEVQSFLASKYLITNGEFLYFVKAGGYENQDYWDEESWDWKIQNNITHPKFWLPENGNYKYRAMFNEMELPLDWPVEVNHYEAMAYCRWQGKDTRLMSESEYHLATYSNSLSEDIDNYNLNLKLGSPSPVGMLERGKNKSGLYDLRGNVWEWLSDNLNPLSGYKPHFLYEENSAIFFDTKHYMMLGGCWITNGTEALKYYRNWFRPNFYQHAGFRIVKNIKH is encoded by the coding sequence ATGCAAAATCTCAAATTGTTTGACACCATGATTAGTCTGCAATCTGCTAAACCTCCAAAACTTGATAGTTGCAATTCTCAAGTCATCCTCGATTACTTTGAGAATGCTTGGCAACTAGAAGATACTCTGATGCAAAGTCTGGTTGGAGAAGATACATTTTATCTCAATCCCGACCCTCTGAGAAATCCTCTGATTTTTTATCTGGGACATTCGGCTGTTTTCTACATCAATAAATTAATTAGTGTTGGATTATTAGAAAAACGCCTAAATCCCGACTATGAAATTTTGTTTGAAATTGGAGTCGATCCAGAAAAACCAGAGCAATTGAATGCAGCGATCGCTCATTTGAATTGGCCACAAGTTGCCGAAACTTGGGAGTATCGCCAACAAGCATATTCTGTAATTTCCGAAGTAATTAAAACAACCCCAATTACTCTGCCAATCCATCCTCATCATTCCCTTTGGGCATTAATGATGGGAATTGAACACCAGCGTATTCACATTGAAACTTCTTCGATGTTAATTCGCCAACTACCAATTGCAAGAGTCAAACGTCCCCCAAACTGGAAATATGCTGCTTTTAATGGTTACACTCCTGGGAATGAAATGATCGAAGTTCCGGGAGGGGTAGTAAAACTCGGCAAAGCCTTAGACGATCCGACTTATGGATGGGATATTGATTATGGCGATCGCACTGTGGAAGTTCAATCCTTTTTAGCCAGTAAATATCTCATTACCAATGGCGAATTTCTCTATTTTGTCAAGGCTGGTGGCTACGAAAATCAAGACTATTGGGATGAAGAATCTTGGGATTGGAAAATTCAAAATAATATCACACATCCAAAATTTTGGCTCCCTGAAAATGGGAATTACAAATATCGAGCCATGTTTAATGAAATGGAATTGCCGCTAGATTGGCCTGTCGAAGTCAATCACTATGAAGCAATGGCCTATTGTCGTTGGCAAGGAAAAGATACTCGGTTGATGAGTGAATCAGAATACCATTTAGCAACTTATAGCAACAGTTTATCAGAAGATATAGATAATTACAATCTCAATTTAAAACTTGGCTCACCTAGTCCCGTGGGAATGTTAGAAAGAGGCAAAAATAAGTCTGGATTGTATGATTTGCGAGGCAATGTTTGGGAATGGTTGAGCGATAACTTAAATCCCCTTTCCGGATATAAACCTCATTTTCTCTACGAAGAGAATTCTGCTATATTTTTTGACACTAAACATTATATGATGTTAGGAGGTTGTTGGATAACTAACGGTACAGAAGCTTTAAAATATTATCGCAATTGGTTCCGTCCCAATTTTTATCAACACGCCGGTTTTAGAATTGTTAAAAATATCAAGCATTAA
- a CDS encoding DUF427 domain-containing protein — protein MKPNPIPPQPGQESVWDYPRPAVLEDTNKHLRVICNGIVLAETNKGKRVLETSHPPSYYFPAEDIKLEHLIETPKKGLCEWKGLYEYYDVKVGDKYLKYAAWRYFDPTPDFVYIENFYGFIANLMDACYVNDELVTPQPGDFYGGWITADIVGPFKGSPGTMWW, from the coding sequence ATGAAACCAAATCCTATTCCCCCACAACCCGGTCAAGAATCAGTCTGGGATTATCCGCGTCCGGCTGTTTTAGAAGATACTAATAAACATCTGCGGGTAATTTGTAATGGTATTGTTTTGGCAGAAACCAACAAAGGTAAAAGAGTTTTAGAAACAAGTCATCCTCCTAGCTATTACTTTCCCGCTGAAGACATTAAACTAGAACATCTCATCGAAACGCCGAAAAAAGGTTTGTGTGAATGGAAAGGTCTATATGAATATTATGATGTCAAAGTTGGTGATAAGTATTTAAAATATGCTGCTTGGCGATATTTTGACCCCACTCCTGATTTTGTTTACATTGAAAATTTCTATGGTTTTATTGCCAATTTAATGGATGCTTGCTATGTCAATGATGAGCTAGTAACACCTCAACCTGGTGATTTTTACGGAGGATGGATTACTGCTGATATTGTCGGGCCATTTAAAGGTAGTCCTGGAACAATGTGGTGGTAA
- a CDS encoding HPP family protein gives MKDYLPKGRIYSTYLARLNYQNVQQKLKNYCFKIRGTRRSFCLDRPHHRHIFWSWCGSFIGIAATAYLSVKTNSPLLMAPFGATSVLIFGIPDSPLAQPRNVIGGNLVAALVSLTILHFFGSEPWAMGMAVATAIGMMQLTATLHPPSGAVALVVMMTKASWQFLLTPALEGSIILVLCAVVFNNLAQERTYPKYWF, from the coding sequence ATGAAAGATTATTTACCCAAAGGGCGGATTTATTCAACCTATCTAGCCAGGTTGAATTATCAAAATGTTCAGCAGAAATTGAAAAACTATTGCTTTAAAATACGTGGAACTAGGCGTTCATTTTGTTTAGATAGACCCCACCACAGACACATCTTTTGGAGTTGGTGCGGTAGTTTTATTGGAATAGCAGCAACGGCTTACCTTTCTGTAAAAACTAATTCTCCTTTGCTGATGGCTCCCTTTGGCGCTACTAGCGTATTAATCTTTGGTATACCTGACAGTCCTTTAGCCCAACCCCGGAATGTAATTGGTGGTAATCTTGTGGCGGCATTAGTAAGCCTGACTATTCTGCATTTTTTCGGTTCAGAACCTTGGGCAATGGGAATGGCAGTAGCTACTGCCATTGGTATGATGCAACTTACTGCAACTTTACACCCTCCTTCGGGAGCAGTTGCATTAGTTGTGATGATGACGAAAGCATCCTGGCAATTTCTTTTAACTCCTGCCCTAGAAGGTTCGATAATTTTGGTACTCTGTGCTGTGGTATTCAATAATCTGGCACAGGAAAGAACATATCCCAAGTATTGGTTCTAA
- a CDS encoding sterol desaturase family protein: MIAALIILYLAPEVSRGNSLLLNFGWFLMRIITADFCFYVSHWLLHRKLLLKIHLKHHEFADSSSFVAGHKSLTEYIIVTITDLLPIFIFGYDITQLCAWTIVGNVYNLEGHSSLSIFFVPSDFHDFDHTCFKGNYGIQGFWDRVFKTLNPPTKKRGIMFPVSYFEDRTIKSSSN; the protein is encoded by the coding sequence TTGATAGCAGCTTTAATTATCCTCTATCTAGCGCCAGAGGTCAGTAGAGGAAATAGCTTGCTACTAAACTTTGGATGGTTCTTGATGAGAATAATTACTGCTGATTTCTGTTTTTACGTTTCCCATTGGCTACTCCACAGAAAATTATTGCTGAAAATACATCTGAAACATCATGAGTTTGCCGATTCATCAAGTTTTGTTGCTGGACATAAAAGTTTGACTGAATATATTATTGTTACTATTACAGACCTTTTGCCTATTTTTATATTTGGATATGATATTACCCAACTATGTGCCTGGACTATTGTAGGCAATGTTTACAACCTAGAAGGTCATAGTTCTTTATCCATATTCTTCGTTCCATCAGATTTTCACGATTTTGACCACACTTGTTTCAAGGGAAACTATGGAATTCAAGGATTCTGGGACAGGGTATTCAAGACGCTGAATCCTCCTACAAAGAAACGAGGAATTATGTTCCCTGTATCTTATTTTGAAGATCGCACGATCAAGTCGTCTAGTAATTGA